One region of Streptomyces sp. NBC_00442 genomic DNA includes:
- a CDS encoding peptidoglycan-binding protein: protein MGNAQTIINIAKAEVGYHEGRSNGHWTNWQKYSPAVPGLEWSQNQAWCAVFASWVAMKAGLASLYPRTASCATGVEWFKSRNRWSAYPAVGAQVFYGSGGGTHTGIVYAYDSTYIYTVEGNTNADGSAEGDGVYLKKRERRSSYVYGYGYPAFAEGIDSADPAWKSSKDRGDSTPFPGRQAFRLGQSHPAVTVLGKRLVAHGFGRFYSEGPDPRFTEADRKATEAFQRAQGWSGADADGYPGPSTWSRLMAPAGR from the coding sequence TTGGGCAACGCCCAGACCATCATCAACATCGCCAAGGCCGAGGTCGGCTACCACGAGGGCCGATCCAACGGGCACTGGACCAACTGGCAGAAGTACAGTCCGGCCGTCCCCGGCCTGGAGTGGAGCCAGAATCAGGCGTGGTGCGCCGTGTTCGCCTCCTGGGTCGCCATGAAGGCCGGACTCGCCAGCCTCTACCCGCGTACCGCGTCGTGCGCGACGGGGGTCGAGTGGTTCAAGAGCCGTAACCGCTGGAGTGCCTATCCGGCAGTTGGCGCCCAGGTCTTCTACGGATCGGGCGGCGGCACCCACACCGGCATCGTGTACGCCTACGACTCCACGTACATCTACACCGTCGAGGGCAACACCAACGCGGACGGCTCGGCCGAGGGCGATGGTGTGTACCTGAAGAAGCGCGAGCGCCGCAGCTCGTACGTGTATGGCTACGGCTACCCGGCCTTCGCCGAGGGCATCGACTCTGCGGACCCGGCATGGAAGAGCAGCAAGGACAGGGGAGACAGCACCCCGTTCCCGGGCCGGCAGGCATTCCGTCTCGGCCAGTCCCACCCCGCCGTGACCGTCCTGGGCAAGCGACTCGTCGCGCACGGCTTCGGCCGCTTCTACTCCGAGGGTCCGGACCCCCGCTTCACGGAAGCAGACCGCAAGGCAACCGAGGCGTTCCAGCGGGCGCAGGGCTGGAGCGGTGCGGACGCGGACGGCTACCCGGGTCCGTCGACCTGGTCCCGCCTGATGGCGCCGGCAGGTCGCTGA
- a CDS encoding DUF7439 family protein — protein MSKMLMPGSKPISLVSLLPVRYRTRVGAVLSAVGVAVSIAAIVYADSPEVAVIVQILTALGVVAPSEDDSLEESQ, from the coding sequence ATGAGCAAGATGCTGATGCCCGGTTCCAAGCCCATCTCGCTGGTGAGCCTGCTGCCTGTCCGCTACCGCACGCGCGTCGGTGCGGTGCTTTCCGCGGTGGGTGTGGCGGTGTCCATCGCCGCCATCGTCTACGCCGACAGTCCGGAGGTGGCCGTCATCGTGCAGATCCTCACGGCGCTCGGCGTGGTTGCCCCGAGCGAGGACGACTCCCTGGAGGAGTCGCAGTAA
- a CDS encoding IclR family transcriptional regulator, with protein sequence MGKGTAHGKKVFLVQRAFADLEGDSHGPTAIAKQTDLDAATVYRILQDGLADGTFVQEAGGRYRLGPGAFRLSMQALSQTPDPEATQAVLDKLQRVTGGLVAYYAVVGARRICTDYAIGDFDPRSIGIDPFELVKYSRSLRTGASGRVILAHMPPPIQEKVLAESVPEGVGPGVIRDNEALIESLKDIRAMGFAIGRQECMAGWDSVAVPVMWGDTIHGSLLLWVHVDKMPEDPSRLVAATMTAAEMLSRLASMPWAPESVA encoded by the coding sequence ATGGGCAAAGGAACAGCACACGGAAAGAAAGTCTTCCTGGTTCAGCGTGCATTCGCTGATCTCGAAGGAGACAGTCACGGCCCCACAGCCATCGCCAAACAAACGGATCTTGATGCGGCGACCGTGTACCGCATCCTCCAAGACGGTTTGGCGGACGGCACCTTCGTGCAGGAGGCCGGGGGACGGTACCGACTGGGGCCGGGAGCCTTCCGGCTCTCGATGCAGGCCCTGTCGCAGACGCCCGACCCCGAGGCCACGCAGGCGGTTCTCGACAAGCTCCAGCGGGTGACTGGCGGCCTGGTCGCCTACTACGCCGTCGTCGGCGCCCGACGTATCTGCACCGACTATGCGATCGGCGACTTCGACCCGCGCAGCATCGGCATCGACCCCTTCGAGCTGGTCAAGTACAGCCGTTCCCTGCGTACCGGAGCGTCGGGCAGGGTCATCCTGGCCCACATGCCGCCGCCCATCCAGGAGAAGGTTCTCGCCGAATCCGTGCCTGAAGGCGTCGGCCCGGGAGTGATCCGGGACAACGAGGCCCTCATCGAGTCCCTGAAGGACATCCGGGCCATGGGATTCGCCATCGGACGACAGGAGTGCATGGCCGGCTGGGATTCGGTGGCCGTCCCCGTCATGTGGGGGGACACCATTCATGGCTCCCTCCTGCTGTGGGTGCACGTCGACAAAATGCCCGAGGACCCGAGCCGGCTTGTAGCCGCAACGATGACCGCTGCCGAAATGCTGAGCCGCTTGGCTTCGATGCCGTGGGCGCCGGAGTCCGTGGCCTAA
- a CDS encoding quinone oxidoreductase family protein: MRAIVIARPGGPEVLQVQEVPAPAPIAGHHVVKVSRAGVNYADIHLRENGYLAPVEYPVTPGNEVMGTLADGRRVVALSRGGGYAEQALVHRAVTWEVPDEISDEQAVALALQGQSAWHLLHTVLQVGKGDSVLIPAAAGGVGSLAVQLAKAAGARVIALAGSSEKADLVRGLGADAVLDSSTHQDLTARILDANEGPVTRALEMTGGEVFDATLAALAPRGHMAVYGCVSGDQREAPVAQLMQASKTVSGFWLPNLYGVRYALRDSIKALFEATARGDLRPVIGPCYALSNAAQAHSDLESRKTTGKVTIKTTR, translated from the coding sequence ATGCGCGCAATTGTCATAGCCAGACCCGGCGGGCCGGAGGTGCTTCAGGTCCAGGAAGTGCCCGCACCTGCGCCCATCGCCGGGCATCATGTGGTGAAGGTCTCACGGGCTGGAGTGAACTACGCAGACATTCACCTGCGAGAAAACGGCTACTTGGCACCGGTCGAATACCCCGTCACGCCCGGCAATGAAGTCATGGGAACTCTCGCCGATGGCCGCAGGGTGGTTGCACTAAGCCGTGGTGGCGGATATGCCGAACAGGCCCTGGTGCATCGCGCAGTTACGTGGGAGGTGCCCGACGAAATCAGCGATGAGCAGGCCGTAGCCCTCGCTCTCCAGGGCCAGTCCGCCTGGCACCTGCTGCACACGGTGCTCCAGGTCGGCAAGGGAGACTCAGTTCTCATCCCTGCGGCGGCCGGCGGTGTCGGTTCCCTCGCCGTCCAGCTCGCCAAAGCCGCTGGTGCCCGCGTGATCGCGCTGGCCGGCAGCTCCGAGAAGGCAGACCTTGTCCGCGGCCTGGGCGCGGACGCTGTCCTTGACTCATCCACGCATCAGGACCTGACGGCCCGCATCCTCGACGCGAACGAGGGCCCTGTCACGCGCGCGCTGGAGATGACTGGCGGCGAGGTGTTCGACGCCACGCTCGCCGCACTCGCGCCCCGGGGCCACATGGCCGTCTACGGCTGCGTCTCGGGCGACCAGCGCGAAGCCCCTGTTGCCCAACTCATGCAGGCATCCAAGACCGTCTCAGGCTTCTGGCTCCCGAACCTCTACGGCGTCCGGTACGCACTGCGGGACTCGATCAAGGCCCTGTTCGAGGCAACCGCTCGCGGTGATCTTCGCCCGGTCATCGGTCCGTGCTACGCACTCAGCAACGCGGCCCAGGCCCACTCTGATCTCGAAAGCCGCAAGACCACGGGTAAAGTGACGATCAAGACAACTCGGTAG
- a CDS encoding AAA family ATPase, whose amino-acid sequence MLSPARSLTLHAESGKELPRIDAFEPLYNIGCRPRHGEVVMIAGRSGTQKSGLALFWAAQMNLPTLYFSADMSAFTASSRLTSMMTGDTTTMVEAGMAAGGRYREEYLAALAHLNITFSFGSPITWKAVDEELEAYVELWDAYPAVMVFDNLMDFDSAESDYTEQMAVMSGLTELSRATGATVIVLHHASDKSWEAKSDPWAPPSRDQVKGGLSEKPELSLSVALDPTSMEFRIAVIKQRMGACDPTAKRYATLRCQPEYTRFTKPEPRISPLPPAAPRQWSPLDALKQ is encoded by the coding sequence TTGCTCAGCCCTGCACGATCCCTGACCCTGCACGCCGAGTCCGGCAAGGAGCTGCCGCGGATCGACGCCTTCGAGCCGCTCTACAACATCGGTTGCCGTCCACGTCACGGCGAGGTCGTGATGATCGCCGGTCGGTCCGGCACCCAGAAGTCCGGCCTGGCGCTCTTCTGGGCCGCCCAGATGAACTTGCCGACGCTCTACTTCAGCGCGGACATGAGCGCATTCACGGCGTCGTCCCGGCTGACCAGCATGATGACCGGCGACACCACGACGATGGTCGAGGCCGGCATGGCCGCTGGCGGCCGGTACCGCGAGGAGTACCTCGCCGCGCTGGCGCACCTGAACATCACCTTCAGCTTCGGCAGCCCGATCACCTGGAAGGCGGTGGACGAGGAGCTGGAGGCGTACGTCGAACTGTGGGACGCCTATCCGGCCGTGATGGTGTTCGACAACCTCATGGACTTCGACTCGGCGGAATCCGACTACACCGAACAGATGGCTGTGATGTCGGGCCTGACCGAACTCTCCCGCGCGACCGGCGCGACGGTGATCGTCCTCCACCACGCCAGCGACAAAAGCTGGGAGGCGAAGAGCGACCCGTGGGCTCCGCCCTCCCGAGACCAGGTCAAGGGCGGGTTGAGCGAGAAGCCCGAGCTGTCGCTGTCCGTGGCCCTGGACCCCACGTCGATGGAGTTCCGGATCGCGGTGATCAAGCAACGAATGGGGGCCTGCGATCCAACCGCGAAGCGGTACGCGACCTTGCGGTGCCAGCCCGAGTACACCCGCTTCACCAAGCCTGAACCTCGCATCTCCCCCCTTCCCCCGGCCGCACCACGACAGTGGTCGCCGCTCGACGCCCTGAAGCAGTGA
- a CDS encoding CHC2 zinc finger domain-containing protein codes for MDAAVNLARLRNDFEDQEHEKPTLAAVLDHYEIDYNPERTSGMAPCPLHEDNTPSFSYHLDRGLWKCHSCGEGGDSYTLIMKKEKTTFAGARTLAASLALATGDAGGGDRHLSGSAYGGRRSVPSRARDHRGRGGYVPAWRRS; via the coding sequence ATGGATGCTGCCGTGAACCTGGCGCGTCTCCGGAACGACTTCGAGGACCAGGAGCACGAGAAGCCCACCCTGGCGGCCGTCCTCGATCACTACGAAATCGACTACAACCCCGAGCGCACGTCGGGCATGGCCCCGTGCCCCCTCCACGAGGACAACACACCGTCGTTCTCGTACCACCTGGACCGTGGCCTGTGGAAGTGCCACTCCTGCGGCGAGGGAGGGGACAGCTACACGCTGATCATGAAGAAGGAGAAGACCACCTTTGCCGGAGCACGAACCCTTGCGGCCTCTCTCGCCCTCGCAACGGGCGATGCTGGAGGAGGCGACCGCCACCTATCAGGCAGCGCTTACGGCGGACGCCGCTCAGTACCTTCTCGGGCGCGGGATCACCGAGGACGAGGCGGCTACGTACCGGCTTGGCGTCGTAGCTAA
- a CDS encoding toprim domain-containing protein, which translates to MEEATATYQAALTADAAQYLLGRGITEDEAATYRLGVVANPLPGHERQAGRLAIPYLGHDGRVLTMRFRCLETHSHRDFGHGKYNSLKDDPPRLYGIDAIHAAGDEIHVTEGELDAITLRRVGLHAVAVPGAALWRPRHRRMLAGFSRVWVWADPDEAGAELTTRVCRSLRSARGVRLRDGDVTETYMKEGAQALLDLIGEGGQQ; encoded by the coding sequence CTGGAGGAGGCGACCGCCACCTATCAGGCAGCGCTTACGGCGGACGCCGCTCAGTACCTTCTCGGGCGCGGGATCACCGAGGACGAGGCGGCTACGTACCGGCTTGGCGTCGTAGCTAACCCCCTCCCTGGACACGAGCGCCAGGCCGGGCGGCTCGCCATTCCCTACCTCGGGCACGACGGACGCGTCCTGACCATGCGGTTCAGGTGCCTCGAAACGCACAGCCACCGCGACTTCGGGCACGGCAAGTACAACTCGCTCAAGGACGATCCGCCACGCCTGTACGGCATTGACGCGATCCATGCAGCGGGCGATGAGATCCACGTGACGGAGGGCGAGCTCGACGCCATCACCCTGCGGCGGGTCGGCCTCCACGCAGTGGCGGTTCCCGGGGCAGCCCTTTGGCGTCCGCGCCATCGCCGGATGCTCGCAGGCTTCTCGCGAGTGTGGGTGTGGGCCGACCCGGACGAGGCCGGCGCCGAACTTACGACCCGCGTCTGCCGCTCTTTGCGATCAGCCCGAGGGGTCCGCCTGCGCGACGGCGATGTGACCGAGACCTACATGAAGGAGGGCGCGCAGGCCCTTCTCGACCTGATCGGCGAGGGGGGTCAGCAGTGA
- a CDS encoding sigma-70 region 4 domain-containing protein: MTGYDRALVEHLLPAVWDDEAAYGIRNLQAPDADMPKGSVDPKAASLLFAHLADIRRGWVTAPLTPGERQAIVLRYGADLPDAEAATLQGVTDRAVRYRLERGVGKIAAHLNGRPYVDGYDGLAEAA, from the coding sequence GTGACCGGATATGACCGGGCCCTGGTCGAGCATCTGCTTCCGGCGGTATGGGATGACGAGGCGGCCTACGGCATCCGCAACTTGCAGGCCCCGGACGCCGACATGCCCAAGGGCAGCGTCGATCCGAAGGCGGCGAGCCTGTTGTTCGCCCACCTCGCCGACATCCGGCGGGGTTGGGTAACTGCACCGCTCACCCCCGGCGAGCGCCAAGCCATCGTCCTGCGGTACGGCGCCGATCTCCCCGACGCGGAGGCCGCCACCCTCCAGGGCGTGACGGACCGAGCCGTCCGATACCGGCTCGAACGTGGGGTCGGAAAGATCGCCGCGCACCTGAACGGCAGGCCCTACGTGGACGGCTACGACGGCTTGGCGGAGGCGGCATAG
- a CDS encoding DUF6879 family protein, producing MSNPPTFKELFRDCQRTAVHLEARDAYSKTHSTFVDWKAGRQIDPAERWSAWHSIVSEAVSRGVEVRRARIVSTPVSEYIRFEHEVTEGLNIAAGEQVRWLPRRNASDLLVPGNDFWLFDSRLLYLNHFDGEGEPTEPEITEDPEIAKLCESAFDAIWSRAIPHAEFEAR from the coding sequence GTGTCGAATCCCCCGACGTTTAAAGAGCTGTTCCGCGACTGCCAGCGGACAGCCGTCCACCTGGAAGCCCGCGACGCCTACAGCAAGACGCACTCGACCTTCGTCGACTGGAAGGCCGGCAGGCAGATCGACCCGGCCGAGCGCTGGTCCGCATGGCACTCGATCGTCTCGGAGGCGGTCTCGCGAGGTGTCGAGGTGCGTCGAGCCCGCATCGTCTCGACGCCTGTGAGCGAGTACATCCGCTTCGAGCACGAGGTGACCGAGGGGCTCAACATCGCGGCGGGCGAGCAGGTGCGGTGGCTCCCTCGGCGGAACGCTTCGGATCTACTCGTGCCGGGCAACGACTTCTGGCTGTTCGACTCCCGGCTGCTGTACCTGAACCACTTCGACGGGGAAGGCGAACCCACAGAGCCCGAGATCACCGAAGACCCGGAGATCGCGAAGCTCTGCGAGTCGGCCTTCGATGCCATCTGGAGCAGGGCGATCCCGCATGCCGAGTTCGAAGCCCGCTAG
- a CDS encoding helix-turn-helix domain-containing protein: protein MESASSSAQEARKALGKRLAEIRVAAGLTKRALSEKLEWHESKASRFESAKRAPSERDLREWCSACGADDQADLLVQTARRIEGMYVQWQQLESGGLKQAQQSALPLWDRTQQFRFYSPWLIPGPVQTASYIKALLTSIRDRRNTIDDVDAAVEVRLEKQKIVYTQRTFAILLEESALYNRMGGTDVMVGQLGYLLSAMALPRVAIGIIPRHIERPLMPVEGFFMFDDHTVKVELVSAHLTVEQEPELRMYAQTFAELYEMAVFGSAAREIITTAIESFG from the coding sequence ATGGAATCGGCATCTTCGAGCGCCCAGGAAGCACGCAAGGCGCTCGGGAAACGCCTCGCAGAGATCCGGGTTGCGGCCGGACTCACCAAGCGAGCCCTTTCTGAAAAACTGGAGTGGCACGAATCGAAAGCATCGCGCTTCGAGAGCGCCAAACGCGCGCCCTCGGAGCGCGATCTTCGCGAATGGTGCAGCGCATGCGGTGCTGACGACCAAGCGGACCTTCTCGTCCAGACTGCCCGCCGCATCGAGGGCATGTACGTCCAGTGGCAACAGTTGGAGAGCGGCGGGCTCAAGCAGGCCCAACAATCAGCCCTTCCCCTTTGGGATCGGACTCAGCAGTTCCGCTTTTACTCGCCGTGGCTGATCCCTGGACCGGTGCAGACGGCCTCCTACATCAAGGCGTTGCTGACCTCCATCCGCGACCGTCGCAACACGATCGACGATGTTGACGCGGCTGTTGAGGTCCGCCTTGAAAAACAGAAGATCGTATACACGCAGCGCACATTCGCCATCCTCTTGGAGGAGAGCGCCCTCTACAACCGGATGGGCGGCACCGATGTGATGGTGGGCCAACTCGGCTACCTGCTCAGTGCCATGGCCCTCCCCAGAGTGGCTATCGGGATCATTCCCCGCCACATCGAGCGACCGCTCATGCCCGTCGAAGGCTTTTTCATGTTCGACGACCACACAGTCAAAGTCGAACTCGTCTCAGCCCACCTTACGGTCGAGCAGGAGCCTGAACTCCGCATGTATGCACAGACCTTCGCCGAGCTTTACGAGATGGCCGTGTTCGGCTCGGCTGCTCGGGAAATAATCACTACTGCCATCGAATCGTTCGGGTGA
- a CDS encoding NUDIX domain-containing protein yields the protein MSVKEDQIIRELSHYLHEHPGDQMALMPVYDAALDHSRRQACTHDQRCPLVMTAAVVVDERDRVLCLRHQGGYALAEAEPEDQDDSLSEAALRLLVEEVGIRDVWTQPGNEGPFLVDVTPASQHAYGPRLRVGIRYLFRAHASAVHSSVLEAGAAAWVPLSEVSMPPLRGRLESLLIGT from the coding sequence ATGAGCGTCAAGGAAGACCAGATCATCCGGGAGCTCTCCCACTATCTCCACGAACACCCCGGCGACCAGATGGCGTTGATGCCGGTGTACGACGCCGCCCTCGACCACTCGCGGCGCCAAGCCTGCACGCACGACCAGCGCTGTCCGCTCGTGATGACGGCGGCCGTCGTCGTCGACGAGCGGGACCGCGTCCTGTGCCTGCGGCACCAGGGCGGCTACGCCCTCGCGGAGGCCGAGCCGGAGGATCAGGACGACTCACTCAGCGAGGCGGCCCTCCGCCTGCTGGTCGAGGAGGTCGGCATCCGGGACGTGTGGACGCAACCCGGAAACGAAGGCCCCTTCCTGGTCGACGTGACGCCCGCGAGTCAGCACGCGTATGGCCCCCGCCTCCGGGTCGGCATTCGTTACCTCTTCCGGGCACACGCAAGCGCCGTGCACTCGTCGGTGCTGGAAGCGGGCGCGGCGGCCTGGGTGCCGCTGTCCGAAGTCAGCATGCCGCCGCTCCGCGGCCGTCTGGAGAGCCTCCTGATCGGAACCTGA
- the dapF gene encoding diaminopimelate epimerase — MRFRKIHGAGNDFVLLTDLGPADKREWPKEAERLCARRTGIGADGLVISSRVSDEPTVLEVDCFNADGSVATMCGNALRCAAWAAQCDQGFRTMQLRMAGVLHEATVDTDSVWVTAEVGAIQPRVLQTIINGRPTWFDSAHTGTEHVVAVVDDVDAIHAEVVGRVVRHHKNVAPIGTNVNFVQRLGRQALKIRTYERGVEAETLSCGSGAVAAVVVATMRGLVAKREVTVHNRAGEPLTVRPHHDRPERAAWVGGPVTQTFEGVFA, encoded by the coding sequence ATGCGCTTCCGCAAGATTCACGGGGCCGGCAACGACTTCGTCCTGCTTACCGACCTCGGCCCGGCCGACAAAAGGGAGTGGCCGAAGGAGGCCGAACGCCTCTGCGCCAGACGTACTGGCATCGGTGCGGACGGCCTTGTCATCAGCAGCCGGGTCAGCGATGAGCCGACCGTTCTCGAAGTCGACTGCTTCAACGCGGACGGCTCGGTCGCCACGATGTGCGGCAACGCGCTGCGCTGTGCGGCGTGGGCAGCCCAGTGCGATCAGGGCTTCCGGACGATGCAGCTTCGCATGGCAGGTGTCCTGCACGAGGCAACCGTCGACACCGACTCCGTATGGGTCACAGCCGAAGTGGGTGCCATCCAGCCCCGCGTCTTACAGACGATCATCAACGGCAGGCCAACGTGGTTCGACAGCGCGCACACCGGCACGGAACACGTCGTCGCCGTCGTGGACGACGTGGACGCCATCCACGCGGAAGTGGTCGGCCGAGTCGTTCGGCACCACAAGAACGTGGCGCCGATCGGCACGAACGTCAACTTCGTCCAGCGCCTCGGCCGTCAGGCGCTCAAGATCCGCACCTACGAACGCGGTGTCGAAGCCGAGACGCTCTCCTGCGGCAGCGGGGCCGTCGCAGCCGTTGTCGTCGCCACCATGCGCGGCCTCGTCGCCAAGCGCGAAGTCACCGTTCACAACCGGGCCGGTGAACCGCTCACCGTCCGTCCGCACCACGACCGCCCGGAACGGGCCGCCTGGGTTGGCGGACCGGTCACCCAGACCTTCGAAGGGGTATTCGCATGA
- a CDS encoding D-alanine--D-alanine ligase family protein, whose amino-acid sequence MTVFLDSTSKQAAQNAAEKLREWGRGRQGLGVALIYGPVSAEDRLYHSECPVEQRSVTALGKALEEIGARWNVLDPTQPDFIRELVSYDVALSNLHGPYGEDGRLQGLLDYLRVPYCGSGVQASAVAADKILCKRVMLTLGVPTPGWRVWSGGPVNWGTRDVMVKPPFGGSSVGMSLVRDAANLPRALSEAAGESGDEVLVEDYVVGTPVTVGMLELPGGSVIVFPPLTTEATDAEFYDADTKLDVDSKGAVTVRAAELEPVAMNRIARDARTLWDGIGLRGSARIDFIVTEKDDAYVLEVNSTPGMSRDSNFAVGAAMVGLTHTDVVLAMLHEALARSPYDVPLPTPVFSSTTVTREAAVSL is encoded by the coding sequence ATGACCGTCTTTCTCGACTCGACCTCGAAGCAAGCGGCGCAGAACGCCGCCGAGAAACTCCGCGAGTGGGGGCGAGGCCGGCAGGGCCTCGGCGTCGCCCTCATTTACGGACCGGTGTCCGCCGAAGACAGGCTCTACCACTCCGAGTGCCCAGTCGAGCAGCGATCCGTGACCGCGCTGGGCAAGGCCCTCGAAGAGATCGGCGCGCGGTGGAACGTGCTGGACCCCACCCAGCCCGACTTCATCAGGGAGCTGGTCTCGTACGACGTGGCCCTCTCGAACCTGCACGGCCCCTACGGTGAGGACGGTCGTCTTCAGGGCCTGCTCGACTACCTTCGCGTGCCCTACTGCGGCAGCGGGGTGCAGGCATCCGCGGTGGCCGCTGACAAGATCCTCTGCAAGCGGGTCATGCTGACCCTCGGCGTCCCGACGCCCGGTTGGCGCGTCTGGTCCGGCGGACCGGTGAACTGGGGCACCCGGGACGTCATGGTGAAGCCGCCCTTCGGCGGGTCCAGCGTGGGCATGAGTCTCGTCCGTGACGCAGCCAACCTGCCCCGCGCCCTGTCGGAGGCCGCTGGCGAAAGCGGCGACGAGGTGCTCGTCGAGGACTACGTCGTCGGTACCCCCGTGACCGTGGGAATGCTGGAGCTTCCGGGCGGCTCGGTGATCGTCTTCCCGCCGCTGACCACCGAGGCGACCGATGCCGAGTTCTACGACGCCGACACCAAACTCGACGTGGACTCGAAGGGCGCCGTCACCGTCCGGGCCGCCGAGCTGGAGCCCGTAGCGATGAACCGGATCGCCAGGGATGCCCGGACCCTGTGGGATGGGATCGGACTACGCGGCTCGGCCCGCATCGACTTCATCGTCACCGAGAAGGACGACGCGTACGTGCTGGAGGTCAACAGCACGCCGGGCATGTCCCGTGACAGCAACTTCGCGGTCGGGGCGGCGATGGTCGGGCTCACGCACACGGATGTCGTGCTGGCGATGCTTCATGAGGCCCTGGCCCGGTCGCCGTACGATGTCCCCCTGCCCACTCCCGTGTTCTCCAGCACCACGGTGACGCGGGAGGCTGCCGTCTCCCTGTAG
- a CDS encoding C39 family peptidase, whose product MCRQLITPAEWDLHGGWALGDRIEWSNRACGLASLRMILLAYGCEAPTVTELLKLAVKHEVLTPRGALHAGIANLATELGVHSQAEAVPVEGLLGRLDDAPLIVSVTEQFPEDGRKGGHLVILRGYESGPDPTIHFRDPSAWGQENDQVPLSRLSHSYTGRAITFAPLNNGDS is encoded by the coding sequence ATGTGCCGACAGCTCATCACCCCCGCCGAATGGGATCTCCACGGAGGATGGGCACTGGGAGACAGGATCGAGTGGTCCAACCGGGCGTGCGGCCTGGCGTCACTGAGAATGATTTTGCTGGCCTACGGGTGCGAGGCACCAACGGTGACGGAACTCCTGAAGCTCGCCGTAAAGCACGAGGTTTTGACCCCGCGTGGAGCGCTTCACGCGGGGATCGCGAACCTGGCGACCGAGCTCGGAGTTCACTCCCAGGCGGAAGCCGTCCCCGTTGAAGGTCTGCTCGGCCGCCTCGACGACGCTCCGCTCATCGTGTCCGTGACCGAGCAATTCCCCGAGGACGGCCGCAAGGGCGGGCACCTCGTCATCCTTCGCGGCTACGAGAGCGGCCCGGACCCAACCATCCACTTCCGCGACCCATCGGCCTGGGGCCAGGAGAACGACCAGGTACCGCTCAGTCGCCTCTCCCACTCATACACCGGACGCGCGATCACCTTCGCGCCCCTAAACAACGGAGACTCTTGA
- a CDS encoding glutamate ligase domain-containing protein: MTEADGGTRPAEGGRTIAVLGEMLELGDDSLEAHREIGRYAAEQGVEILLGVGNSPNVKQLVLHAGAAGVPNLALVADNETAADFLEKILVPGDKVLMKASRGGMLWQIAQRLTGQPVTGLGDH; this comes from the coding sequence ATGACCGAGGCAGACGGCGGAACGCGCCCGGCCGAGGGCGGCCGGACGATCGCCGTACTCGGAGAGATGCTCGAACTGGGCGACGACTCACTTGAGGCCCATCGCGAGATCGGGCGCTACGCAGCCGAGCAAGGAGTCGAGATCCTGCTCGGTGTCGGCAACAGCCCCAACGTGAAGCAACTCGTCCTCCACGCGGGCGCGGCCGGCGTACCCAACCTTGCCCTCGTTGCTGACAACGAGACCGCCGCCGACTTCCTGGAAAAGATCCTCGTGCCCGGCGACAAGGTGCTCATGAAAGCCTCACGAGGCGGCATGCTCTGGCAGATCGCCCAGCGACTCACCGGACAGCCCGTCACAGGGCTCGGGGACCACTAG
- a CDS encoding DUF6087 family protein, which yields MNDEPLEEWAERREAKIGRLRAVPIVTGDGPRGAHLNPDAPRAIERWNGYFWEPYAFAASLAEAKRILYPEANTPAVSPPGLAGQPLAPGRGRHRKP from the coding sequence ATGAACGACGAGCCACTGGAGGAGTGGGCGGAGCGCCGCGAAGCGAAGATCGGCCGACTTCGCGCTGTCCCCATCGTCACCGGCGACGGCCCCAGAGGGGCGCACCTGAACCCCGACGCACCGCGCGCCATCGAGCGATGGAACGGCTACTTCTGGGAGCCGTACGCCTTCGCGGCCAGCCTCGCAGAGGCGAAGCGCATCCTGTACCCCGAGGCCAATACTCCCGCCGTTAGCCCGCCCGGCCTCGCGGGGCAGCCACTCGCCCCGGGCAGGGGCAGACACCGAAAGCCGTAG